The proteins below come from a single Corylus avellana chromosome ca3, CavTom2PMs-1.0 genomic window:
- the LOC132174802 gene encoding homeobox-leucine zipper protein HAT4-like — translation MMVQKEDLGLSLSLSFPQTHHALQQNLMPCLLPTSASSSSPPPPPPCFNLPKPSWNDAFLSSDRNSETCRAETRSFLRGIDVNRPPSTGDCEEEVGVSSPNSTISSVSGKRSEREANGEDHETERASSRGISDEEDAETSRKKLRLSKDQSAILEESFKEHNTLNPKQKLALAKQLGLRPRQVEVWFQNRRARTKLKQTEVDCEFLKRCCENLTDENRRLQKEVQELRALKLSPQFYMQMTPPTTLTMCPSCERVAVPVSSSSTADAGAHQMGPTRPRPRPIPINPWAPAPAPIAHRPSDALHHPRS, via the exons ATGATGGTTCAGAAAGAAGATCTGGGTTTGAGTCTAAGCTTGAGCTTCCCTCAAACCCACCATGCTTTGCAGCAGAATCTTATGCCTTGTTTGCTTCCaacttctgcttcttcttcttctcctcctcctcctcctccttgcTTCAATCTTCCCAAGCCCTCTTGGAACGACGCCTTCCTTTCATCAG ATCGGAACTCCGAAACGTGCCGGGCCGAGACACGATCTTTCCTCCGCGGCATCGACGTGAACCGGCCGCCTTCTACCGGTGACTGCGAAGAGGAAGTGGGCGTATCTTCCCCAAACAGCACGATATCTAGCGTGAGCGGCAAGCGAAGCGAGAGAGAAGCCAACGGGGAGGACCATGAGACTGAGAGAGCTTCCTCTCGGGGTATCAGCGATGAAGAAGACGCTGAAACCTCGAGGAAAAAGCTCCGCCTCTCCAAGGACCAGTCCGCTATTCTCGAAGAGAGCTTCAAAGAACACAACACTCTCAACCCC AAGCAAAAGTTAGCGTTGGCTAAGCAGCTAGGCCTCCGACCCAGACAAGTCGAAGTGTGGTTCCAGAACAGAAGGGCAAG GACCAAGTTGAAGCAAACTGAGGTTGACTGCGAGTTTCTGAAGAGATGCTGCGAGAATCTGACGGACGAGAACAGGCGGTTGCAAAAAGAGGTTCAGGAACTGAGAGCCCTGAAACTTTCCCCGCAGTTCTACATGCAAATGACCCCACCCACCACCCTCACCATGTGCCCCTCATGTGAGCGTGTCGCAGTCCCAGTTTCCTCGTCGTCCACCGCCGACGCCGGGGCCCACCAGATGGGCCCGACACGCCCACGCCCACGCCCGATCCCCATCAACCCGTGGGCCCCCGCACCGGCTCCCATCGCGCACCGGCCGTCGGATGCGCTTCATCATCCCAGATCGTGA